Within the Arthrobacter caoxuetaonis genome, the region GAGGCGACTGCGGTGTTCCGCAACGAGGCCAAGGATCCGGAGCGCACCGTCCCCCGGGCCACCTACATAGCTGTCCTCTCCATCGGCGCCCTGTACATCCTCTCCTCCTGGCTGATCATCAGCGGCCTCGGGGCCGGCAACGCCGTGGCCCTGGCCACGGACAGCCCTGACAGCGTGGTAGTCGGCTTTGCCGGGGAAATCCTCGCCCCGATCATGACGGACATCGTCCAGGTCCTGGTGGTGACGAGCATGTTCGCCTGCGTGCTGGCCTTCCACAACATCGTCTCGCGCTACCTCTTCACGCTGGGCCAGCGCGGGGTGCTGCCGCCCGGCCTGGCTGCTGTCCACCCCGCCCACCGGGCACCCTCCCGCGCCTCCTTCTGGGTTACCGGCGTGACCGCCGCCGTCGTGCTGGTCTCCGCCGTCGCCCAACTGGATCCGGTCCTGGAGATCTACACCTGGTACTCCGGCGCAGGGGCCATCGGCGTGATCGTCATGATGACCCTGACCAGCTTCGCGATTGTGGGCTTCGGTACGCGCGGCGGCGGAGTGTCCGCTCCCGGCATGGTGCGGGCCGCGGCAGTGGCCGGCGGGATCGGCCTGCTCGGTGTGCTGGCACTCTCTCTCTGGAACTTCCCGTTCCTAGTCGGCGGCAACCTCGCTGCCGTCATCTGGGGTGCGGCCCTCGTACTCGTTTTCGTGCTGGCCGCTGCCCTGCCGGCCAGCACCCGCCCGGCGCCGGCTGACACGCCGGAACCGGCGGACGCCTCCCGGCGCTAGCTGCCTTCCCGGTTCCCAGGCCCGCGGACGAGTTCCTCGACCGTAGCCCGGGCGCCGGCGTCGTGCAGGGAGGCCAGGGCCCGTGTGTAGGCCTGGACAAAACGGTCATTCGAGGCGAGGTCCCCGAAGAGCTCGGGCTGGGACACAAAGGCCAGCGGATCTTCACGGTTCCGGGCAGCGGCGGTCATCAGCGGCCCGCGCAGGCGGTCCACCACGGTGATCGCCTCATCCTGCTCATCAGTTCCCTCGTCATAGCGTGCCCAGCTGGCCACGATTGCCGCGGACCGGTGAATCTCGCCGCCGGCCTCGAGGTTCTCGCGGATGACGGGCAGCAGCCACTTGGGGATCCGGTCGGAGCTTTCGGCGCAGAGCCGGGCCAGGGTATCGCGGACATGCTCGTTGGAGAAACGTTCAATCAGTTTGTGCCGGTATTCATCCAGGTCCACACCGGGCAGCGGCTTGAGCGTGGGCGTGGCCTCGCGCTCCATGTAATCCAGCAGGAACCGGGCAAAGACCGGATCCTGGCAGACCTCGTGGGCGTAGCGGTAGCCGGCCAGGTACCCGAAGTAGCAAAGACCCTGGTGGCTTGCGTTGAGCAGGCGCAGCTTCATGAGTTCGTAGGGCTCGACGTCGTCCACCACCTGCACGCCGGCATCTTCGAACGGCGGCCGGCCCAGTGGAAAATGGTCTTCCAGGACCCACTGTTCGAAGTCCTCGCTCACCACCGGCCAGGAATCCTCTATGCCGAAGTCCTCCGCGACCATGGCCCGGTCCGCATCCGTGGTGACGGGGGTGATCCGGTCCACCATCGAGTTGGGAAAAGCCACGTTGGTCCGCATCCACTCCCCCAGTTTCGGGTCGCGGAGGTCCGCGAAGGCGGTGAACATCCTGCGGGCTACGTCTCCGTTGCCCTGGATGTTGTCGCAGGACATCACGGTGAACGGCGGTACGCCTGCATCCCGGCGTCGGGCGAGCGCCTCGGTGACCAGCCCGAAAACGGTTGCCGGAACGGCTCCGGGAGCCAGGTCCGCCTGCACGTCCGGGTTGCCGGCGTCGAATTCCCCGGTGACGTGGTGGAAGTTGTATCCGCCTTCGGTGATGGTCAGGGAAACGATCCGGGTCTGCGGGGAGGCCATCTTCGCGATGACGGCTTCCGGATCCTCCGGTGCCAGCAGGTATTCAGTGATGGAACCGATCACCCGGCCTGCGCGGGTGCCGTCCGGGTTCTTCAGCACCAGGGTGTACAGGCAGTCCTGGGCATCCATGACGGACTTCATCGCCGCATCGGCGGGCAGCACTCCGACGCCGCAGATACCCCAGTCAAGGGCCTTTCCGGCGTTCATCAGCCGGTCCAGGTACATGGCCTGATGGGCACGGTGGAAACCGCCGACACCAAAATGGACAATCCCGGTGCTCACCTGCGAACGGTCGTACTGCGGGGCGGACAGGGCCCGGGGAAGGCTCGCCAGGGACGTCGTGCTGAGCTTGCTCATGAGTCACACCTGTCGGAAGAACGGATAGGTGCGGCTCAATTTATCATGTGAGCGCAGCAGTTCTACTCAAATGAGCGGGCTCAGGTGCCGCAGACGCTAATCGACCAGTTCGGACTGCGTCTCGATGAAGTCCCAGTCCCGCATATCCAGGATGGGATCGATGACCGGGCCGCCCGCTTCGGCGATCCGGTCCTGAATTTTGTTGGGAATACCGTCCTGCCGCAGGTTCTCCCTAAGCCACTGCTTAGCCGTGGTGTCGAGGTACGGCCACCACCGTTCGATCTTGATGGGCTGCATGTCCTGCCCCTTTCCTTCACGGTAGGTCCACGGTGCCACCGGTCCCCAGAGCGCGCAAGAGGCGTGCCGAAGACCGCCCGCGGCGGACTGTAAAGGCAGCGGCGACCTGAACTGCCGCCGGGATGAACCCCCTTGTCAGAGGGGTAGGGTCAGGCTTCGCCGAGCGGCTAGGGAAGCGTGGTGATGCTCTCGATGGAAGCCCGTGCGTCTTCTGCGAGCGTCGGCGGGATGGGCGCGCTCTTGGCGGCGTCGGCCGATGCCTGCTGGCCTTCATCGCTGATCACGTACTGGCCGAAGGTCTTGACGAGCTCAACCGTGTCCGCATCCTCGTAGCCGCTGCAGAAGATCTGGTAGGACACCAGAATCAGCGGGTAGGCTCCGGGCGCCGTCGTCGTGCGGTCAAGGTGCAGGGCAATGTCATGCTCGCCGCGTCCGGGCACACGGGTGCTCTGCTCGACGGCGATCGCCGCACCCTCGGCGCTGATGGGGACGTACTCTTCACCGACCTTGAGATTGACGGTACCCAGGGATTCATCCACTACCGAGTCATCCGAGTAGGCCACGGCGCCCTCGGTCCGGGTAACGGTGCTGATGACGCCGGCGCTGCCCTGAGCGTTTTCGCCGCCGAGGCCGCCGGGCCAGGAACCGGACGGATCCGTGGGCCACGCTTCGGGGGCCGCCTCATGCAGATACTCGGTGAAGTTTTCGGTGGTACCGGAATCGTCCGCGCGGCTCACGGCCGTGATCCGGGTGGCGGGCAGCTGCACTCCGGGGTTCTGGCCTGCGATTGCCGGATCGTTCCAGGCGTCGATTTCGCCGCGGAAGATTTTCGCGATGGTGGCAGCGTCGAGATTCAGCGTGTCGATGCCGGGAAGGTTGAACGCCACTGCAATGGGGGAGATGTAGGCGGGAATATCCAGGGCGCCGTCAGGTCCGCAGACTTTCCGGGCCTCCTCCAGTTCCTCGTCCTGGAGATAGGCGTCCGATCCGGCGAACTGCACGGCACCGGCCAGGAGTGCGTTGCGTCCGGCGCCCGAGCCATCCGGGGAGTACTGGACCTGGACCTTGGGATGCAGCACGCGGAAGCCGCCGATCCAGGCATCCATGGCAGGGCCCTGTGCCGTGGACCCGGAACCGGAGATGATCCCCTCCAGCTTGGAGGTGCTGTTTTCCGCGGCTTTGCGCTGTTCCTCACCCAGGGGGTAGTCAGAACCGCAGGCAGAAAGCGCCAGCGCTGCGGCGGCGGCCACTGCCAGGGCACGAAGGGAACGGGAACTGCGCACGGTGGGGTGCTCCTTTGGGGGAAAGCGGCATCAGGCGGCCCGGAGTTCAATGCCTTGGAATCGGCACGTCCGGTTGCAACTTCAAGGCTAGCCGCCGATTAGTCCCCACCGCCAACTGGGAGCTGCCCCTGCCCTTGGCTGCCCCTGAAGGTAGTGGAAGGATGGGCTCACTCCGGACCACAGCGCGGCCACGAAGGCGGAATCGCCCAGGTGCCCCCGGTCCCTGCCCCAAGGGGGTTCAATGCTGGTTGCTGCAGCGATACTGACCGTGGTTTCCGCCGCCGTGCACTTCTATTTCTTCTTCCTGGAATCCCTGCGCTGGACCGCAGCCGAGACCATGGGTGTGTACGGAATCACTTCTGAGCAGGACGCGGAAACCACCCAGCCGCTGGCCTACACGCAGGGCTTCTACAACCTGTTCCTGGGGGTGGGTGCTGTCCTGGGGGTCCTGCTCATCGGCGTCGGCAATCCCGCAGCCGGACTGACCCTGATGAGCTTCTCCACCGCCTGCATGGTCCTGGCCTCGGTGGTGCTGCTGGCCGGCCGGTGGCCGCTGGGGCGGATTGCCCTCATCCGCGGGATTCCGGCGCTGCTGGCGCTGCTTCTCACCCTCATTGGCGCGTAACCCTGCCATCGCCCCGGAATAGACAGGCGCTAGGCAGGCGCGGGGACGATGTCGTACGCCGCCTCCGTCCACAGGTGGAACAAGGCATAGGCGCGCCAGGGCCGCCAGTCTTCGGCCAGACGTGATGCCTCCTTCGCGGTGGCAACCCCCAGGGCCCGCCGAAGGACCAGGTCCCCGGGAATGAACGCGTCCCGGTCCCCCGCAGCGCGGACTTCCAGGTAGTCCGCGGTCCAGGGTCCGATGCCGGGAAGGGCCAGCAGCGCCGGACGGACCGCCTGCCAGTCACTGTGCCGTCCCAGCTCCAGCCCGCCGGCTGCAGCTTCTGCAAGGGCATGGATGCTTCCCGCGCGGGCGCCGGTGATCCGCACTGCCGCCTGCAGGTCAGCGGGCGCGACGGCGGCCAGTTCGCCCGGCGCGGGGAAGGTCCGGAGTCCGCCGGGGCCGGCGGTTCCATAGGCAGCGACCAGGCGGGCGGCAAAGGTACGGGCCGCAGCAAGCGACACCTGCTGCCCGAGGACGGTCAGCACCGCTGTCTCAAACCCGTCCACCGAACCGGGGATTCGGAGTCCGGGATAGCGTTCGACCAGCGGGGCCAGCCGGGGGAAGCCAGCCAGCGCGGTGTCTACGGCGTGCGTATCGGCGTCGAGGTCCAGCCAGCTGCGGACCGCACCAAGGCAGCCTGCGTCGTTCTCCTGCCGGCCGCCGTTCAGGCTCACGGAGACCCCGTCCGGTGCACCGATGCCGATCTGCGCCAGCACCGGTCCGCCGGGGGCAGGCCACAGCCGGGTAAGGACTGCGCCCGACGGCGTCACCTCCACTGTTTCCAGCCCCGGCACGGCGTGGGCGGCCAGGCTGCGGACGAGCGGCTGCCACGGAAACGGGCCGGCCGCGGCCAGCACGTACATGCGGTCCGGCTCCCCCGCCTCCGCCGGGCTCATTCCATTCCCGTCATCCGGAGGGTGATGTTGATCCTGCCCTTGCTCAGTCCGTTCTCAGGATCGGCGGTCCCGGCCAGCGTTTTGGGCACCCCGTGGTACGCGAAACGGGAAGGACCGCCGAAGACGAACAGGTCACCGGAGGACAGCTCGATGTCGGTGTAGGGCCGGGTGCGCGTTTGTGTATTCCCAAAACGGAATATGCAGCTGTCGCCGATGCTGAAGGACACCACGGGGGCCGAGGACTTTTCGTCCTTGTCCTGGTGCATGCCCATATGCGCCCCTTCGGCGTAGTAGTTGATCAGGGCCGTATCCGGGGTGTAATCCTCGGGATCGATGATGTCCGGAGCGTAGCCCGGTTCCCCTTCAGTGCAGTAGGCGGCACGGATTGCCCGGCGGCCCAGCTCCACCAGCCAGCCGGGAACTTCGGCCACGCGGCCGCCGCCGGCGTCGTCGGCCGTGCGCGTGTATTTATAGGGCTGCCAGTGCCAGCCAAGGCACACCGTCTGCACCGACATTTTGTGCCCGCCCGGCAGGACCGCCGAACGCATCGGGACGGGTCCAATGGCCCAGGCCCTGCAGGCCTCGACGATGCTGCGCTGCTGCTCGGCAGTCAACCAGCCCGGCACGTGGACCGCACCGGCGGACGGGGTGTTGCGTTCGCGCGGGAAGAGTTCGCCGCTCATGCGGCGGCTTCCATGGTGAGCAGGGTGCGCTTGGCGTCGCTGCCACCGAGGTAGTTCCCGATTTTTCCGTCCGAGCGGACCACCCGGTGGCAGGGCACAACAACGGGCAGCGGATTCCGGGCGCAGGCGGTTCCGGCGGCACGGACGGCACCGGGGTTCCCCGCAAGCGCGGCCAGGGCAGCGTAGCTCGCGGTGGCACCGTAGCCGATGTCGGAGAGGTGTTCGATGACGGTGCGCCGGAAACCGGTGGCCAGGCGCAGGTCCAGCGCCAGGTCGAAGGTTTTCCGCGAGCCGGCGAAGTACTCCCGGAGCTGGCGGACGGGTTCAGCCAGGCGGGCGGCGTCGGCCAGGATCCGCGGACTGACGCGGACGGCGAGCTCTGCCAGCACAGCGTCATGCCCTTCCACGGCGAAGCCGACCCGGACCAGCCCGGCCGGCGTTGCGGCGAGCAGCAGTCCCCCAACGGGTGAATCCATCACCGTGTACGCAACATCGAGCAGGTCCTGTCCGGCGGCGTCGGCAGTGAGCCGGCCATGCAGCCGGGCCAGCGTCTCGCTCTCGGCCTCCGGCGCGTCCTGCGCGGCAGCTTCTGTGTCCAGGGTCATCGGAGGTCCTCCACATCCAGTGATCGGAGCTTCTTCATTCCATCAGCAGCGGAGCGGCGGCAGGCCGCTTCAGTGCTCTCGAGCAGGAGCGCCACGTCCGCGAAGGGCAGCCCGGCCAGATGGTGGTAGGCCAGGGCTTCACGCTGGCGCTGCGGCAGCGTCCGCAGGGCGGCCCACAGCCCGTCGTGCTCTCCCGGTCCGGGGTCCGCGCCTCCCGCAGCTTCGGGGAGGTCAGGCACTGTGACCGGGCGCCGGGCAGCGGCCCGGCGGGAATCTATGGCCTTGCGCTTGGCGATTGTCACCAGCCAGGCCTGGACGTTGGCCGCGGGATCGAGCGAGGGATAGGCGCGCAGGGCGGAGAGGAACGTTTCCGACCAGGCGTCCTCCGCGTCGTCGGGCCCCAGTACGGCACGGCAGACCCGCAGCACGACGGCGCCGTGTTCCCTGACGATCGCTTCGAACGGTTTCACTTCCACATACTGTAAACGCGCGGCAGCTCTCTTTTGTGAGCCTGCGGCCCTAGAGCCAGGCGATTCCCGGTGCAGGAGCTCCCCGTCCGTCGCCGGCGTCCCCGTTCGCAGTGAAGCCGGCAGTCGGATCCGCTCCGCCCAGCAGTGAGCGGGTCATGGCTTCACGCTGTCCGGAGAGATCCTCCGCGGCCGCGAGCAGATGGACATCGCCGGGATCCTCGCCGGCCTCCGCTGCCGCCAGGATTGCCCGGCGCACCAGCTCCCGCGCGAACGACGCCGTCGCGCCGTCCGCCTGCTCCGCCACCGCAGCCAGCGCCGCCGCGGAAAACACTCCGGCCGGAGCGTAAAGCTCCATGAGCCGGACCCGGTCCCCTGCGTCCGGCAACGGAATTTCGACGGCAAGGTCCACCCGTCCGGGACGCTGGGCAAGGGCAGGCTCCAGGACGTCCACCCGGTTGGTGGTCATGACAAAGGCAATATCGGCGTCGGCATCGAGCCCGTCCAGGGCGTCAAGGACCTGGAAGAGCAGCGGCTGCGGGCCGTGGCCCATGTTCCGGTCTTCGGCCACCAGGTCAATGTCTTCGAGGACCACCAGGGACGGAGCCATGGCCCGGGCAAGGCTCGCCGCCTGGGAGATCGCCCCCAGCGAAGCGCCGGTGAGCAGGACCGCCGTCGTGCCCGGACTTTCACTGAGCAGGTGCCGTACAGTGTGCGTTTTACCCGTTCCGGGCGGACCGTAGAGCAGGACCCCGCGTTTGAGGTGCTGGCCGGCGGCCTGCAGGCGGCCGCGGTGCCCGGCGATGCCCAGGACGTGGCTGCGGACCCGCTCGAGCACACCGTCGGGCAGGATCACTTTCTCCCGCGGCAGCGAAGGACGTGTCAGGAAGTTCACCCCGGCACCGCCCGGTCCGTAGGGATCGAAGCCGAGCGAGATGACCTGTCCGCGCAGGATGCTGTGGACCCGCAGGTGTTCCTGGACTGCTGCCAGGACGGCCGCCGCCACTGGACGTTCTGCGGCCATGACCGCCAGCTGCACGTCAGGGCTGCCCGTCTGCGGGTCACCGTTCCGCTGCAGGACGGCCACCGGCACCCCGTCGTGGCGGAACAGCCGGATTCCCAATCCGACCGCTTCCCGGCTGCTGTCTGGCCCGACGGCAATGTTGACGAAGTCCGGCTGGCCAACCGGGATATAACCGTAGCCCTCCTCCTGCACAATGTCGGAGAGACCCAGGTGCTGGCGCTGCTGTCCCCCGCCCAGGCCGATCAGCGTGTTCCCGGGGTCCTCCCCCGCGATCTGCTCCATGGCGATGTCCACGTCGGCGAAGCGGTGGAACGGGATCGCTTCCACGACGATCGGCACGTCCTGGGCCGGCAGCCCGAGGTAGGCACTGAGGGCATCCCGCAGCCGCGGCCGGGTCGAGGACGCGGCACGGTGCTGCTGGGCCAGTTCAACGGCGGCGTTGAAACTGGCCAGGAAGTCCGCGAGGTTTTTCTCCATGGCGCCAGACACTATCAGCGCAGGCGGCCTCCGGCCTGCTGTTTGGAGTCAGGCTCTCAGCGCGTTCTGCCGCAGGTCCGCCTTGCGGATCTTGCCGCTGGCAGTGGTGGGCAGGGACTCGCGGAACTCCACGGATTTCGGGACCTTGTAGCGGGCCAGTTTCCCTTCGAGGTGGTCCAGGACCGCCTTCTCATCGAGTTCTGCGCCTTCCGCGCGGACGATCACCGCGTGCGGCACTTCCCCCCAGCGCTCGTCCGGGACGCCGATCACTGCAACGGCGGAGACCTCCCGCAGCTCCATGATCAGCTGTTCCACCTGGGCCGGGTAAACGTTCTCGCCGCCGGAAATAATCATGTCCTTGATCCGGTCTGAGATGTACAGGAAGCCGTCGTCGTCGAAGTAGCCCATATCCCCTGAATTGAACCAGGCGCCGTCGGAGAAGGCCGCCGATGTGGCGTCCGGGCGGTTCCAGTACTCGCGGATCACATTGCCGCCGCGGATCTGGATTTCACCCACTTCCCCAGGGCCGGCCGGGGCTTCCCCGCTTCCGGCGATCCGGACATCGGTGAAGAAGTGCGGCAGTCCGGCAGATCCGGCCTTGGCCCGTGAATACCTGGCCGGCAGCGCAGTCGCACCGGGCGAGGTTTCGGTCATCCCGTAGCCGCCCGAGAAGGACAGGCCCCGCTCTTCATAGGCATCGAGCACACGCGCCGGGACGGGTGAGCCGCCGCAGGTGAGCATGCGGAGGCTTGAGAGGTCCGTTGACTCCCAGCCGGGATGTTCGGCCAGCATCTGGTAGGTAGTGGGAACCCCGGAAAGTGAGGTGATCCGGTGTTCCTCGATCGCGGCGAGGGTCGCACCGGGTTCGAACCTGCTGTGAAGAACGAGTTTCCCGCCCTTGAGCAGCACCGGCAGGGCGCCCATGCCCAGGGAGGCGACGTGGAACAGCGGGGCGATCATCAGGGCAACGGTTTCAGAGCTGACGTCGTAGTCGACCAGTACGTTCACGCTGTTCCACGTCATGTTTCCATGGGTGAGCAGCGCGCCCTTGGGGTTTCCGGTGGTGCCTGACGTGTACAGAATGATGGCGGGGTCCTCAAGACCGACCTCCACATCCCGCGGCTCAGCGTCCGCATCCTGCAGCACAGCCTCGTAGGGCTCTGCCGCAGGAGCGCCGGACACTGTTTCCGTCCCGGCCGGGGACGCCGCCGGGCCCTCCTCCGGGGCCACCATCAGCCGGTGCGTTACCGGAGAATCCGTGCAGCCAAGGACCGCAAGTGAATCAAGTTCCGCCGCATGGATCAGCACGGTGCTCCCGGAATCCTGGAGCGCGAACCGAACTTCCGGCGGGGCCAGCCGGGTGTTCAGGGGCACGAACACCGCGCCCAGGGAGCCCGCCGCAAAGAGCGACTCAAGGAACGCCGGGTGGTTGTTGCCCAGGTAGGCGACCCGACTGCCCGGCGAAACGCCGCGGGCTGCCAGTGCGCTGGCCAGCCGTTCGATCCGCTCGGCCAGCTGGTCGTACGTCAGCTCAATTCCGGCCCCGGTCACGGCCGTGACACCGGCGGACTTCACCCGGCGGCGGTGGATCCAGGATCCCAGTCCCTCGTTTCGCATCTGCTCGCTCCCTTTCCGGGCGTCTGGCTAGGCGTAGAAACGGGCCAGGAATTCAGCGACGACGGCGGGACGCTCCTCGCCTTCGATCTCGATGGTGTTGGACGTCTTGATCTGCACGCCGCCCTTCACCTCGGTGACCTCTGCGATCACCGAGTGCAGCCGGACCTTGGAGCCCACCTTCACCGGGTTCGTGAACCGGACCCGGTCCAGGCCGTAGTTGACCTTGGTCTTCACGCCGTCCACGTCGAACAGGGCACTCCACAGCGGAATGATCAGGGACAGGGTCAGGAACCCGTGGGCGATGGGGGCTCCGAAGGGCCCGTCCTTGGCCTTTTCCGGATCGGTGTGGATCCACTGGTGGTCATCGGTCGCGTCGGCAAAGGTGTTGATCTGGTCCTGGGTGATCTCGATGTAATCGGTGTAGCCCAGGTCCTTGCCGACCAGTGAGGGAAGTTCTTCGAGGGTGACAACGGTAGCGCTCATGTTCTTTTTCCTTCGGTTTGCAGGGAATGAATGGGTTAGCGGAAGGCGCCGGTGCCGGCGATCGAGCGCCCGACAATCAGGGCGTTGATGTCGTGGGTGCCTTCGTAGGAATAGACAGCCTCAGCATCGGCATGGAAACGGGCGACGCCGGTGTCCAGGGTGATCCCGTTGCCTCCGACCACTTCGCGCGCCAGGGCGACGGTCTCCCGGAGCGAGGTGCAGGTGAACATCTTCGCCAGTGCGGAATCCTCGTCCCGGAAGATGCCTTCTTCCTGGCGCTGGGTCAGCCGGACGACCATGCCCAGTGACGCCGTCAGGTTGGCCAGCATGGTGGCGAGCTTCTGCTGCGTGAGCTGGAAAGAGGCCAGCGGGCGGCCGAACTGTTCCCGTTCCAAGGTGTAGCGCACGGCCGCCTCATATGCGCCCGCCTGCATGCCGGCGGCGATCCAGGCGACGTCGGAGCGCAGCCGGCGCATCAGCGCGGCCACGTCCTTGAACGAGTTGATGTTCGCCAGCCGCGCCGAGTCCGGAACCCGGACGGAGCGCAGTTCAATGTCGGCATTCTGCATCATTCGCAGGGAGGTCTTGCGCAGGATCTTGGTCAGGGTCACACCCGGCGCTTCGCGCGGCACGAGGAAGGCCTTGACCTGTCCGTCTGCCTCGTCCCGGGCGAAGACGGCAAGCACGTCCGCCGTAGCGGCGCCGCCGATCCAGCGCTTGGCGCCGTCGATGATCCACTCATCGCCTTCGCGCCGGGCCGAAGTTGCCAGTCCGCCGGCAATGTCCGAGCCGTGCTCCGGTTCGGTCAGCGCGAAGACGCCAGTGAGCTCGAAGGACCGGATTTTCGGGTCCAGTTCCGCGGCCTGCTCGGCGCTGCCGCCGTGCAGCACGGTGGAGCGGAACAGTCCGGACTGCGCGTTGTAGAACGTAGCCACGGAAGCATCCGTGCGGGCCAGCTCAAAGTTGCGGAAGCCGCCGTACAGGCCGGACGTGCGCCCCTGGCTGTCGGCGACGCCGTCGGGCGCCATCAGGTTCAGGTCCACGAGCGGCTGGCGAATTTGGTACGGGAACTCACCGGCTTCCCAGTAGTCCGCCAGCAGCGGGGCCACCTGGGAGTCCAGGACAGCGCGCAGCTTTCCCAGCACTTCCTGCTCGGCACCGCTGAGCAGGTCGGAGTAGCCGTACCGGTCCGCGGCGTACAGGGGTTCTGTAGTTCCTGCGGTGCTCATGAGCCCAGGCCCAGCAGCCGGACGGCGTTTTCCTTCAGGATCTTGGGCCGCACCTCGTCCTTCAACGGCAGGTCCTCGAAGGCACGCATCCACTTCTGCGGAGTGATCAGCGGGTAGTCGGTGCCGAAGAGCACCTTGTCCTGCAGGACGGAGTTGGAGAGCTTCACCAGCGACTCCGGGAAGTACTTGGGCGACCAGCCGGACAGGTCGATGAAGACGTTCGACTTGTGGGTGGCGATCGAGTTGGCTTCGTCCTGCCACGGCACCGACGGGTGCGCCATGATGATCTGGAACCCGGGGAAATCCGCGGCGACATCATCCAGCAGCAGCGGGTTCGAGTAGCCCAGCTTGATTCCGGACCCGCCGGGGGTGCCGGCGCCCATGCCGTTCTGCCCGGTATGGAAGACCGCAGGCAGGCCGAGCTGCTCCAGGGCTTCCCACAGCGGGTAATAGCGTTCGTCCGACGGATTGAAGCCCTGCAGGCTGGGGTGGAACTTGAACCCGCGGACCCCGTAGTCCTCGGCCAGCAGTTTCGCCCGGTCGATGGCTTCCGCACCGGTGAGCGGATCCACCGATCCAAACGGGATCAGCACGTCGTTGTTCCGGGCCGCGCCCTCGGCGATGTCTTCGATGCTGTTCGGCTCGTGCTTCAACCGCGTCCGGGCGTCCACCGTGAAGACTACTGCGGCCATGTTCAGCTCGCGGTAGGTCGCCGCGATGTCATCGAGCGACGGCGTCCGTTCCTCGGTCTTGA harbors:
- a CDS encoding APC family permease, translated to METTLTRRLGVPGIVLMVVAAAAPITVVAANFPLILTVSESVGMPLMVLAATAILLLFSVGYAWMTPHVPDAGAFYSYVDRGLGRRAGLGTAGLALFAYVLLTVSMTCYLGVQAGNLVELWTGVQVPWWAISAAMIAVVGFLGYRDINLSAKVLGTVLVLEVAAVLAIDLGVLFSGRELSSVPFSPAEAMSGAPGLGLLFAFLGFFGFEATAVFRNEAKDPERTVPRATYIAVLSIGALYILSSWLIISGLGAGNAVALATDSPDSVVVGFAGEILAPIMTDIVQVLVVTSMFACVLAFHNIVSRYLFTLGQRGVLPPGLAAVHPAHRAPSRASFWVTGVTAAVVLVSAVAQLDPVLEIYTWYSGAGAIGVIVMMTLTSFAIVGFGTRGGGVSAPGMVRAAAVAGGIGLLGVLALSLWNFPFLVGGNLAAVIWGAALVLVFVLAAALPASTRPAPADTPEPADASRR
- a CDS encoding mannitol dehydrogenase family protein, with the protein product MSKLSTTSLASLPRALSAPQYDRSQVSTGIVHFGVGGFHRAHQAMYLDRLMNAGKALDWGICGVGVLPADAAMKSVMDAQDCLYTLVLKNPDGTRAGRVIGSITEYLLAPEDPEAVIAKMASPQTRIVSLTITEGGYNFHHVTGEFDAGNPDVQADLAPGAVPATVFGLVTEALARRRDAGVPPFTVMSCDNIQGNGDVARRMFTAFADLRDPKLGEWMRTNVAFPNSMVDRITPVTTDADRAMVAEDFGIEDSWPVVSEDFEQWVLEDHFPLGRPPFEDAGVQVVDDVEPYELMKLRLLNASHQGLCYFGYLAGYRYAHEVCQDPVFARFLLDYMEREATPTLKPLPGVDLDEYRHKLIERFSNEHVRDTLARLCAESSDRIPKWLLPVIRENLEAGGEIHRSAAIVASWARYDEGTDEQDEAITVVDRLRGPLMTAAARNREDPLAFVSQPELFGDLASNDRFVQAYTRALASLHDAGARATVEELVRGPGNREGS
- the pstS gene encoding phosphate ABC transporter substrate-binding protein PstS — protein: MRSSRSLRALAVAAAAALALSACGSDYPLGEEQRKAAENSTSKLEGIISGSGSTAQGPAMDAWIGGFRVLHPKVQVQYSPDGSGAGRNALLAGAVQFAGSDAYLQDEELEEARKVCGPDGALDIPAYISPIAVAFNLPGIDTLNLDAATIAKIFRGEIDAWNDPAIAGQNPGVQLPATRITAVSRADDSGTTENFTEYLHEAAPEAWPTDPSGSWPGGLGGENAQGSAGVISTVTRTEGAVAYSDDSVVDESLGTVNLKVGEEYVPISAEGAAIAVEQSTRVPGRGEHDIALHLDRTTTAPGAYPLILVSYQIFCSGYEDADTVELVKTFGQYVISDEGQQASADAAKSAPIPPTLAEDARASIESITTLP
- a CDS encoding DUF1304 domain-containing protein encodes the protein MLVAAAILTVVSAAVHFYFFFLESLRWTAAETMGVYGITSEQDAETTQPLAYTQGFYNLFLGVGAVLGVLLIGVGNPAAGLTLMSFSTACMVLASVVLLAGRWPLGRIALIRGIPALLALLLTLIGA
- a CDS encoding DNA-3-methyladenine glycosylase family protein → MSPAEAGEPDRMYVLAAAGPFPWQPLVRSLAAHAVPGLETVEVTPSGAVLTRLWPAPGGPVLAQIGIGAPDGVSVSLNGGRQENDAGCLGAVRSWLDLDADTHAVDTALAGFPRLAPLVERYPGLRIPGSVDGFETAVLTVLGQQVSLAAARTFAARLVAAYGTAGPGGLRTFPAPGELAAVAPADLQAAVRITGARAGSIHALAEAAAGGLELGRHSDWQAVRPALLALPGIGPWTADYLEVRAAGDRDAFIPGDLVLRRALGVATAKEASRLAEDWRPWRAYALFHLWTEAAYDIVPAPA
- a CDS encoding alpha-ketoglutarate-dependent dioxygenase AlkB family protein, translating into MSGELFPRERNTPSAGAVHVPGWLTAEQQRSIVEACRAWAIGPVPMRSAVLPGGHKMSVQTVCLGWHWQPYKYTRTADDAGGGRVAEVPGWLVELGRRAIRAAYCTEGEPGYAPDIIDPEDYTPDTALINYYAEGAHMGMHQDKDEKSSAPVVSFSIGDSCIFRFGNTQTRTRPYTDIELSSGDLFVFGGPSRFAYHGVPKTLAGTADPENGLSKGRINITLRMTGME
- a CDS encoding methylated-DNA--[protein]-cysteine S-methyltransferase, which translates into the protein MTLDTEAAAQDAPEAESETLARLHGRLTADAAGQDLLDVAYTVMDSPVGGLLLAATPAGLVRVGFAVEGHDAVLAELAVRVSPRILADAARLAEPVRQLREYFAGSRKTFDLALDLRLATGFRRTVIEHLSDIGYGATASYAALAALAGNPGAVRAAGTACARNPLPVVVPCHRVVRSDGKIGNYLGGSDAKRTLLTMEAAA
- a CDS encoding RNA polymerase sigma factor, whose amino-acid sequence is MKPFEAIVREHGAVVLRVCRAVLGPDDAEDAWSETFLSALRAYPSLDPAANVQAWLVTIAKRKAIDSRRAAARRPVTVPDLPEAAGGADPGPGEHDGLWAALRTLPQRQREALAYHHLAGLPFADVALLLESTEAACRRSAADGMKKLRSLDVEDLR